The DNA window CCTGTCTGGTCTGACCCTCGTTGACCCCGGAATCCCTCTGCTGGCCGCCCCTTGTTGCCTGGGGACTGCACGGACCCCGTCATGCTGGTCGGCCGAGAACGCGTGGCCGGCTGGCAAGGTCAAGATTGCTGTCAGCAGGGAGTGTTCGTGATCTCGGGTTGTTATCCGGGCGGTGCCGGTGCCTCGGAGGGCCGCCCGGCCGCGCGGTGGACGTCGGCGATGGCGATCGCGAGCAGCGCGGCGGATGCCGCGGCTACCGCCGTCAGCGGTGGGGTGAAGGCCAGCGGCACGGTCAGCAGTAGGAGGACGGCGATGCCGATCAGCCGGGGCCGGGACATGCGGGAGAAGACCACGCGCTCCAGCAGCGCCCGGCCGAAGAGGTAGATGGCGGGTCCGCCGAGGATGACCGCCAGCCAGGCGGAAGCGCTGTGGCCGGCGGGATGTGTCTGTACGAGTTCGTGTCCGGCGGCGGTGGCGAGGACGCCCACGATCATGAAGACGTGAGCGCCGGCAGCGACGCGGCCCAGGCGGGCGGGATCTTTCGCCGACGCGATCGCCACTCCGAAGAGGTCTCCTGCCTTGTAGGAGTAGATGCGCCAGAGCAGCACGGCGGTGAGGAACGCGATCACCAGCCCGAATGTCTGCGTGAGGCTTCGGAACCCGGCCTGGTCGGTGTAGGCGATGCCGACCGCGAGGATCGCCTCTCCGAGCGCGATCATCAGCAACTGTCGGTACCGGTCGGCGAGGTGCTCGGGGGCGTGCGCCCAGGCTGTAATGCGTTCTCGTCCCAGCCGGGGCGCCGGCCAGCCCGTTCGGGCGGCTCCGTATTCGATGGTGACGGCGAGCAGCCACAGCAGCGTCCCGGCCGTGCCGCCCGTGACGGCGCCGAGGAGCCAGGGCACGGCGGATATGCAGAACCAGAACAGGGTTGCCAGATAGCGGCGTCGAAGGGGATGCCTGCGCAGCGTCAGCGCGAGCACCGCCACCCGGCTGATCTGCAGGGCGACGTAGATCACGGCGAAGGCCAGGGCGGTCGCGTCGAACGCCTCCGGAATGGCAGCGCCCAGCAGCAGCACACCGAACGCCGTCACCAGCACCACGACCTGGGCCTCGTTGCCACGAGGGTCGAAGCGAGCCGTCCCGTAGGCCGTCATCGTCCACACCCAGATCAGCGGCAGGATCAGCAGCATCACCCGCAGCAACGTCACCCACTGGTCGGTCGCGGACGCACTTGCCAGACCGGGGGCGCTGGACGCCACCACCTGGTTGAGCGCGAAGACCACCACCAGATCGAAGAACAGCTCGACGAAGCTGGCCTGCTGCGGGCTGCGCTCACCACGCAGCAGCCGCACCGCCCGACCGGCACCCTTCGCCGAACCGGCGCTTCCCATGGCTGCCATTCAATGCGGAGTTGCGGCCTCCGATGGTGACTTCCGGGAATCGCAGGGCCCCCAAGGGCGTGTTGACAACGGCTACGGGAAGTGCCGCTCACTCGCGGATCTCCTCGCCGGGCAGTCGTAGACCGGCCAGTAGGGTGGGGCCGGTTCGACCCCTTCCCTGGCCACCTGGCCTTTGCCGGCCCACAGACATCCCCACCAGCGGAAACGCCGGTGAGGATCTTGCTGTCGGCCGTCCCGGCGGGTGGTCGCGAAGCCTGGCTCAGGGGCGTGAGTCCGGGTCGGGCCGGGGTTGGTCCCGATGGTGTGTCGGGCGGAGCCGGGCGAAGACTGAGCCGTATGACGAGAGAGCAGCGGGACATCTTCGCGCCCTGGCGGTTCACCTACGGGGCCGAGAGCCGGCGACGGCTCGCCGCGTCCGTGGTGGCCGTGCCCCGGGCGCTGGGCGCACTGGATGGGGCGGCGCGGCGGCCCGGTCGCCTTCGGGGACTGGGCAGGGCCCTGCTCGCCCTGCCGGTCGCGGTCGCCTCCACCGCGCTCACCGCGGTGCTCGCCTACCTGGTGCTGATCAACGTGCTGGCGTACCCGATCCGCCCCTGGCTCGGACTCGGCGAGCAGATCGGCACGGCCTGGTACGCCCACGCCTGGGGCGGCCCGACCCTGGCCGGCGCGTGGGCGACCCACGCGGCGCTGGTCCTGCTGCTGGTCGTACCGCCGATGGTCTGGGCCGTCCGAGGACTCACCGCCCTCCAGTGGCGGCTCACCGATCACCACCGAGTCGTCCATGTCACCGCGCGGCCCCTCCCGCCTCGGCGGCTGACCAATCGGACTTCGGCCGCACCGGCCGTCGCGCCGTCCCCGGCGGTGCGCGTCGCACCCGCCGTCGTCGAGCCGGTGGCCGTCCGGCCGGCACCGCCGCTGCCCGTCGCGGTGGTCACCCGGCCCGTGCGGCAGGACGCCGGGGCGACGCGCGGCGGGCGGGGGCGCCGCGTGGGAGCCGTGCTCGCGGCCGTGGGGCTGCTGGTGGCCTGCTCGCTCACCGCGCACGCCAACGGGATCGGGGACAACCTGATCTGGGCGCCGCGCGACCTGACCAGCGGCGTCGCCCTCGCCGTGACGCTCACGCCGGTCGCGGGGCTGCTGCTGCTCCGGCGTACGGCCTGGTGGCGGTCCCCGGCCCGGCTTCGCTGAGCCTGCGGGACTACCGCTCCGGTCGGTGCTGGCTCATGCCGTTCTGGATCGCCTCCCAGACGCTCCGGCCGGCCTGCAGCAGCGTCTCCCCGGCCTGGCCGGCGAGCTGGGCCGGGCCGGGCGGGCCGCCCGGCCCCTTCTCCCCTTCCTCCGGCTTGCCGCCGGCAGCCGGCTTCCCCTGCTCGCCGGCCTTCCCCTGCTCACCGGTCGCGCCCTGGTCCGCGGTCTTCCCCGGCTCGGCCGCCTTCCCCGCGGCGGATGGCCCTCCAGGTCCGGTGGGCGGCTGACCGGTCGGCGGGCGGCCGGCACCCGCACCGGACGGGCCACCGCCGGGCTGCCCACCCTCCCGGCCGGGCTGCCCGCCCGCGCCGGTCTGGCCGGCTCCGACGCCGGGCTGCCAACCCTCGCGGGACGTGCCGCCGCCCTGTTGGCTCGCCGGGCCGCCCTCGCGGGTGGCACCGCCGCCCCCGCGAGTGGACGGCTGCTGACCGCCACCACCGCCAGGCGGAGCGCCGGCCCCGCCGGACGGCGGCCGGTCCCCGGCGCCCGCCTGCGGTTTCGGCTGCCCTTGATCGCCCGCTGGCGGCTTCGGCCGCCCCTGGCCCGGTGACGGTGCCGGGTGTCCCTGGTCGCCGATCGGCGGCTCGGGGGCACGGGCCCCGCTCGGCGCCGCCGGGGACGGCGGTGCGGGCCGGCCGACGCCCTCCCGGGGTGGCCGGTCGGCCACCGCACCGACCGTCCCGATGCGCTGCCCGCTCTCGTCGCGGACG is part of the Micromonospora halotolerans genome and encodes:
- a CDS encoding low temperature requirement protein A, producing MRLLRGERSPQQASFVELFFDLVVVFALNQVVASSAPGLASASATDQWVTLLRVMLLILPLIWVWTMTAYGTARFDPRGNEAQVVVLVTAFGVLLLGAAIPEAFDATALAFAVIYVALQISRVAVLALTLRRHPLRRRYLATLFWFCISAVPWLLGAVTGGTAGTLLWLLAVTIEYGAARTGWPAPRLGRERITAWAHAPEHLADRYRQLLMIALGEAILAVGIAYTDQAGFRSLTQTFGLVIAFLTAVLLWRIYSYKAGDLFGVAIASAKDPARLGRVAAGAHVFMIVGVLATAAGHELVQTHPAGHSASAWLAVILGGPAIYLFGRALLERVVFSRMSRPRLIGIAVLLLLTVPLAFTPPLTAVAAASAALLAIAIADVHRAAGRPSEAPAPPG